CACTAGTGTTTTAATTAGTTGAAAATGATCATATTTGAAAGCATTAGCGTCTATGCATTCTCAGACTTGTCACACCAACTATTGTTAGATTGTTGTTGCTGCATACTAAAACAGGCTCACATGCATGCTTTTTGTAGATTTTGTTGGTTAAGAATTAGTGGAACTGGTTTTCAAAAAGCTGCATGCAAATGCCTTCCTCTTTCCAATCATTCTACTCAAATCCATGGAATTTAGACTCATATATATATGCCTATTCAGTTAATGTGGGGCTTTAATATTTTGGAAGTAGAGGCCATTAGCTTAGCCATGTGGTTCACCTAATCACACATGCAATGGACCCCTTGTTCCTTGAGTACAGTTTACACAAATTTGGAAGCACTGGCCTTTGTTGCAAGATGTTTCCCCATCTGAAAACTTCCCCACTACCATAAGCACATTGACCATTTCTAGGACAAGTTTCTTTTGCTTCAACAGTCTCTTatcttttcaaacttttttacataaatcacatttttatccttattcAAGGAAACATTTTTGTTCAACATTGAAGTACAAATTTATCTTAATTACCACATTAAGATGAtgaaatatttagtttttatcatGAATATAGATTAATATCTTCCGtacattcattgattttctaGGGGCACcacattttatttttgcatgctTGTTATCAGAAGACATTATTATATTCCTTTATGAGTTAAGAGTCTTTGGTAGATCAATTTAGTGatttaaagtaacttaataacttaatttaaattattaagtatattaagcatgtttgataaaataacttaatattataatttaaagttaaaaataatcataaacattaagtcaaaatagttaatttattattaatttcaaatattttttattttatttgttcacGTTTGATAACAATATACTTAACGATCATGACTTCATattcaaaactcattttttatagtatatattttaaggttactttatatatttataatactttaaacatgaatgtttaatataaaaatttgttacttaagattaataaaaataaatattaattaaaaataatgataataaatatcaattacaaCTAATGAgagtaaatatgtcaatttgataatttagaataaattttaaattaacctTATCAAATAATCTTGATATTTAAAGtaaacaataaatgataaattttaaatcaataacttaaaaacaattcaatttaaagttaatttaagtgattaagtaataagttttaaagtTTTACTGAATACtcacttattttcaaaataagctAATTAACATTATAAATCAAGGTATGTCGTCTTACACTCACATCTGAATTTTCACTTGTCGTTAACCATGATGAAATCATGCATTCAAGAGTTCATTTCAATGTcaacttgatttcaaattctgAAAACAGATACATATATTGCCTATGGTTTACTTTCCAAGCCATAGAGCTCTAACAAATGATCAGTAGCAAGTTTCCAAGAGTACCATAATTAATgagttaaattttttgttgCTCTCACTATAGTAATCCCCCATAGAAGGGTATATCAAGGTTAGTCAACCAAGTATCTCCCATTGTGAAATTATACACAGTAAAATTCACAGCTTGTGAAACATTCATCAGAGTATAACCAGGCCATTGCACTCTCATACTAGTATTTGCACCTGGCCCATAATTCTCGAACTCTCCATAGTAAAGGGTGTCCAATCCCACTGTTCCATTCCATTCCAGCCATCCCACTGGATCGATGAGGCTGCCAATATAGGACTGCATGTACACAGTCCTGGAATACTGCTTCCATGGACGACCCAGATAATTCAAGGTGGAGTTCAAGTCCATGGCTAAGTCAGGGGCAGCTTCAATGGTGCAGTTGTGAATGGAGATGCCAGTGTTCTGATTTGGATCCATCCGCCCCTGGGCTGTGAAGGCGTTTTTCTGATTGGGCATGGGCTTTCGAGCATACAAGTTGCAGTTCTGAAAGATGCAAGCAGAGTTCCCAAAGATGAAATCTACAGTTCCATATACGATGCAGTCCCTGTAGAATTGCCTTAGAGAATGTGCATAGAGTGTGTCTTGATATCCTTCAAAGCTGCAGCGGTAGAAGGTGGAGAGATCAGCATTGTTCCTCACGGCTACCGCTTGGTGCTTCTCTGGACCGGCTGTGTTCCTGAATGTTATGTCTATGGCTACAAATCTCTCTCCAGATACAGCTGCATCATATATAAGTGATCAGAATTAAATATACAAGCTAATAAATCCATTTGGAGAAAGACCCACCAAATGAAATTAAACCATGAAAATTAATTCACTCACCGAATGTGGCAGAATTGAAGGTGGTCCAGCCATCAACCACACTTCTGTTTCCTGTGATCACAGTGCGATTAATCCCGTCTCCTAGCAGCATTATACCCTTCTTATATTTGGGAACCATGGGATACTCCTCATAGTATCCTTCTTTCACATATATTACAAAGTAGCCGTCCTCAATGTTGGAACTGTTGGGAGCAAATGAGATGGCATCTGCAATGGTAGTGAAGTTATCGGTACCGTTTGGGGACACAGTCACAGTATTGCTAACCAGAACCCCTCCATCCACCAATTCAGCAAGAATCCTTCCTCCTCTTGACGACCCCCTTGATGTATTCAAAGACCCTTTCTTCAGAACCTGCAGACAAATTGATCagtttcttcttattcttcatTTTATGATTGCTGTATTATTAATCTATGCATGCATATGCTTAACTATGATCGATCGGAGGGATTCAAGATGATACCTAAAAAGGtgattaataaatcaatttataacttaatttcacttaataacttaatttaataagttattctaacctaataaaaaataactaaacgTTTATTAGcttattatttaaattcaataatttttctgTGAAGAACAGATTTTTGATATAACCCGTCTTCAAGTATGAGTACCAACTCCCTCGGATTCTATAATTGCTTTACAAAATATCTGCCTTAGAAAAATGTGCCAACGCGCGTCTTTTCAGACATCTGGCAAGCAAATGGTTCATGCACTTGGATCATGGGTTGGCTCATCTTAAAATTGGCCGGTAGGCGCGACTCAAATTTTGTCCCATCCATATCATACCTCATCTGGGCATCCCACCGGACCCTAGGCCCTGAAAAGGTTATGGGCTCCTTATCCTAATCAttgacaaaaacaaaaataaattattgtcatcttttccttttcttagtcATTCCTTGTCCGGGTCACTAAAAAATTTTGTACACATATAAAAAGAGATTACTCATCATAGTGGCCTTACTCTACTAAAAATAGATCAGATTGTGATAATATTGATGATTAAAAAATGACTAACCACTTAAATTTCTTaacattttctaataatttaatgGTTAGAATCCAACATTTCTTAGATTCCTTCCAAATAGGGTTTAAATATGCAAGTCATGTGATCATGGGCAACCCCACAAAGCAGAGGCTTGGTAATTGACAGCTCAAGAAACTATCTTAGCAAGTTGGGAAATGAATAGCATGTTTGACTTGAATGCATGTGGGTGTAGGCGTGGCTGACTcaacaaattttgaaataacCCAGTCCTTCCAAACTCTCATACTGACTCTATTTATTACTCCCATGCTTTCGAGCCTCACGCCACTTCAGTTCAAACTTCAAACCCTACGCGGaatgtatataaaatattcGTTCGTGTCTTATTATGTATCTCTTTTATAATAAGGTAAGCATGTTTTTACCAATTTTTGCAGGCTTATATCACACAAATGATTCCTATTGCCAATTTTTATTGGCTTTAATACATGTTTTTACTATGTTCCCGGGGAAGGCTGATGTCATTTTTTACTTAAGTCTGACCCATTCAACGAGGGTTTTaattggtttggtttggtttggtttccATCTTTCAACTTCACTAGATAATGACTGCATATAATATTTTGGTATCGTCCAAGAAAATCTATAAAATCTTGACCAATTGAGTTGGAAGTTGGAACTCCTACAGTCCACCGTGACTCAATCATAGCTTTTTTCCTACTTATTTTAACAGCACTACTTCCAAAATAAaagcaaggaagaaatgatatataaaaataaaaaggaaaatgaaaaacctCCGAGACAAGAGTGACGTTGTGTATTACCTCGATGATCTTGGAAGTCGGTTCGCGAACCCGGTCCAACTCCGTGAGGAACCGGCTCTCAGTCAGTCCACGTCTCTTGCGCCGCTTCCGAGTCTGGCTTAGTGCTCGACTCACCAACCCCAGTGAGACACTGTACAACTGATTTACATTGGACAGCGGCGCTAACAATGCAGCCACCATCGAGTTCCTAGAATCCACGAGCCCGTCGTAACAGGTCTGCTGATTCGTGACGATCCCGCTAAGCAGAGTCCTGACTCGCTCCACCAGCTCATCTGTCATCAGCTCGGCCGACTTCAACTCCCCAGAAATCGTCTGCAAATAGTCCACATTCAGTTCCGACAGCTGCCGGCAGTCGTCCAGAGCTCCGGCCTCCGCGTGGCTCATTGGCCACCGCTGATTATGGGTCAGGTAGTGGCCGATGAGCCCCGACATTCTCCGAGCTTGCTTCAGGCACTGCTTCACAGAGAACTTACCGTAGGCGTCAGGACGGACCGGCGATGACCGGAAAGTAGAGAGAATGGAGCGACAGAGCTTGGGATAGAGTGTGGCTTTGCATGCAGCGGAAGGGGTGAGCGGCGGAGCTTGGCCCGAAATGAGGAGAGCCGgtgagaaagaaaggaaagtgaAGAACaagatgaagagaaagagagagagttgCATTGTGGGTGAATGTTGTTTCTTGGTGGAGGAGATGTGAGATTGAAGAGGGGGtgcatgaaaaaatatatagggAACACAAGAGAATGAAAGCGCGTGAAAATAATTGTGGGTTAGGGTATGGTGTCTGCTTGTGGATTTTGTCAAAGAATGGGCAGAGGAAATACGATAGGAAGGTCCAAAGAGAACAGATGAGACGAGACGCCAGGGAAATGGAAGTACGGTAAAAGAGAAAACGAGACAGTGAGAAGAGGAGTAGTTATACTATAATAAATGGTAATAATTACAGTCTGGTACTCTACCAAAGCCTTTGGCCTTCACCTTCAACTCAAATTTGGCCGAGTGTAGCTGAAATCCACCCACTCTATTTATCattcaaaa
This DNA window, taken from Vitis riparia cultivar Riparia Gloire de Montpellier isolate 1030 chromosome 13, EGFV_Vit.rip_1.0, whole genome shotgun sequence, encodes the following:
- the LOC117927679 gene encoding probable pectinesterase/pectinesterase inhibitor 25, giving the protein MQLSLFLFILFFTFLSFSPALLISGQAPPLTPSAACKATLYPKLCRSILSTFRSSPVRPDAYGKFSVKQCLKQARRMSGLIGHYLTHNQRWPMSHAEAGALDDCRQLSELNVDYLQTISGELKSAELMTDELVERVRTLLSGIVTNQQTCYDGLVDSRNSMVAALLAPLSNVNQLYSVSLGLVSRALSQTRKRRKRRGLTESRFLTELDRVREPTSKIIEVLKKGSLNTSRGSSRGGRILAELVDGGVLVSNTVTVSPNGTDNFTTIADAISFAPNSSNIEDGYFVIYVKEGYYEEYPMVPKYKKGIMLLGDGINRTVITGNRSVVDGWTTFNSATFAVSGERFVAIDITFRNTAGPEKHQAVAVRNNADLSTFYRCSFEGYQDTLYAHSLRQFYRDCIVYGTVDFIFGNSACIFQNCNLYARKPMPNQKNAFTAQGRMDPNQNTGISIHNCTIEAAPDLAMDLNSTLNYLGRPWKQYSRTVYMQSYIGSLIDPVGWLEWNGTVGLDTLYYGEFENYGPGANTSMRVQWPGYTLMNVSQAVNFTVYNFTMGDTWLTNLDIPFYGGLL